A genomic segment from Lampris incognitus isolate fLamInc1 unplaced genomic scaffold, fLamInc1.hap2 scaffold_147, whole genome shotgun sequence encodes:
- the tprn gene encoding taperin isoform X2, giving the protein MSGGEVRVLRREAGQESPRMPAWKREILERRKAKGGGSGGGAAETGAGPGGAHRVNCEAAENGGGGGGPSLGDNETVSPGSSRSYTITTASQHFACKRGGGNNLRSSPDLETNKDPRDPAERAGGGDEEQESLVLHDSLGPLQENLFIKLEKERRRRQDREGAARPVQHILELYGSVPGIRTIRAENIIIIESDPDYFPETAELKTGFTENGVGSGSLGDLLDRRGSAVTEIRAKEVVIYDTAQSRSEENLSTLGRPDHDRSLYETGEGQGRVSRMLQKFDSNYGKLQKKSHSTENLLDLESSVGVRPRLRTKPQPDLVPKHKLHSQPESLVCGILGKTQSSSVFQSSQSYKPKPQPSVPELGSPQHAAEYPQLVSSFRQRFEGSGGRSTAVSSRDEADRVQPKSVRERDWESTEVPPKSKVPCSPETRRARADSPSTSIPFNAALSSSEFEIRPAPKPDLSQIPVGDTQARALANLRLQSRKSFTVIPKRHVDELSPPGSAVCPVPIKSPPSQRAAEVPKSGVPITQTPTPASTSSARPSEEEVERTVRPLKPDPSPLPPITTTITPALTPTPTPSLATLAPTPVSSAAPPPSSAVSAPRAPSPLPSTSPAPCPVPSTPDTPSSAPEEPSLDRLPVTNIDDIEVESPQPAPAPSPVVQRKKGNTFTVVPKAKVESQVPPKSPEPAQDGSDGSEADPAAPPTPYAHLGSLLKKRYPAVEDIEVIGGYLSLGKSCLSKTGSARKKFDWPFPEDSR; this is encoded by the coding sequence ATGTCCGGCGGAGAGGTGCGCGTTCTCCGCCGCGAGGCTGGGCAGGAGAGCCCGAGGATGCCGGCCTGGAAACGGGAGATCCTCGAGCGGAGGAAAGCGAAAGGTGGCGGGTCGGGCGGGGGCGCCGCGGAGACCGGCGCGGGCCCCGGGGGCGCACATCGGGTTAACTGCGAGGCGGCGGagaacggcggcggcggcggcggaccgAGCCTCGGAGACAATGAGACGGTGTCGCCCGGGTCCAGTAGGAGTTACACCATCACCACGGCCAGCCAGCACTTCGCCTGCAAGCGCGGCGGCGGCAACAACCTGCGGTCCTCTCCGGACCTGGAAACGAACAAAGACCCCCGCGACCCCGCGGAGAGAGCCGGGGGAGGAGACGAGGAGCAGGAGAGCCTGGTTCTGCACGACAGTTTGGGCCCTTTGCAGGAGAACCTCTTCATCAAactggagaaggagaggagacGGCGACAGGACAGGGAAGGCGCCGCCCGACCCGTTCAGCACATCCTGGAGTTGTACGGCAGCGTCCCGGGGATAAGGACTATCCGGGCTGAAAATATCATCATCATTGAATCCGACCCGGATTACTTCCCGGAGACCGCCGAACTAAAAACCGGGTTCACGGAAAATGGGGTGGGCAGCGGCTCCCTTGGTGATCTCTTGGACCGGAGGGGGAGCGCGGTGACTGAGATAAGAGCCAAGGAGGTGGTCATTTACGACACCGCACAGAGCAGGAGCGAGGAGAACTTGAGTACCCTGGGTCGTCCGGATCATGACCGGTCGTTGTACGAGACGGGCGAGGGTCAGGGTCGGGTGAGCCGGATGCTGCAGAAGTTCGACAGCAATTATGGAAAGCTGCAGAAGAAATCTCACAGCACTGAGAACCTCCTGGACCTGGAGTCCAGTGTCGGCGTCAGACCCAGACTTCGTACCAAGCCACAGCCAGATCTGGTGCCAAAGCACAAGTTGCACTCTCAGCCGGAGTCGCTGGTCTGCGGCATCCTCGGTAAGACCCAGTCCTCGTCAGTCTTCCAGAGCTCCCAGTCTTACAAACCAAAGCCACAACCCTCTGTCCCTGAGCTGGGCAGCCCCCAACATGCTGCTGAGTATCCTCAGTTAGTGTCTTCCTTCCGCCAGCGGTTTGAGGGGAGTGGGGGTCGCAGCACAGCTGTTAGTAGCAGAGACGAGGCAGACCGGGTGCAGCCCAAGTCCGTCAGAGAGAGGGACTGGGAAAGCACCGAGGTGCCCCCGAAATCCAAGGTGCCATGCTCTCCAGAGACACGCCGTGCCCGTGCCGACTCCCCCTCGACCTCCATCCCCTTCAACGCAGCACTCTCCTCGTCTGAATTCGAGATCCGCCCTGCACCCAAACCAGACCTCTCCCAAATCCCTGTTGGGGACACCCAGGCGCGGGCCCTTGCTAATCTGCGCCTTCAGTCTCGTAAGTCCTTCACTGTCATCCCAAAACGCCATGTTGATGAACTGTCTCCACCGGGCAGCGCAGTCTGCCCCGTCCCCATCAAGTCTCCCCCCTCGCAGAGGGCGGCCGAGGTGCCCAAATCAGGAGTGCCAATCACCCAGACTCCCACACCTGCGTCAACATCCTCGGCGAGGCCatcagaggaggaggtggagaggaCAGTGAGGCCACTCAAACCTGACCCATCTCCACTTCCACCCATCACCACAACTATAACACCTGCTCTtacccctacccctacccctTCCCTCGCCACCCTTGCCCCAACCCCTGTCTCTTCAGCTGCGCCTCCTCCATCGTCAGCCGTCTCAGCGCCACGCGCCCCGTCCCCTCTCCCCTCCACATCACCTGCCCCATGTCCGGTCCCTTCTACCCCCGATACCCCATCCTCAGCTCCAGAggagccctccctggaccggttGCCAGTGACCAACATAGATGACATCGAGGTGGAGTCCCCCCAGCCTGCCCCTGCTCCCAGCCCTGTGGTGCAGAGGAAAAAGGGGAATACTTTCACCGTGGTGCCTAAGGCCAAAGTTGAGTCTCAAGTCCCACCCAAGTCCCCCGAGCCTGCACAGGACGGCTCCGACGGGTCCGAGGCGGACCCAGCAGCTCCCCCGACCCCATACGCTCATCTTGGCTCTCTGCTGAAGAAACGCTACCCTGCTGTGGAGGACATCGAGGTCATCGGCGGGTACCTTTCTCTGGGCAAGTCCTGCCTCTCCAAGACCGGCTCCGCAAGAAAAAAG
- the tmem203 gene encoding transmembrane protein 203, producing the protein MLFSLRELVQWLGFATFELFLHLAALLVFSMLVALRADMFTPTLSWWLVFVPLFAADGLSTYFTTIVSIRLYQENEKRLAVLRLLWVLTVLSLKLVCEVLLCQKLAEQDQARELWFGLIISPLFILLQLLLIRACRVN; encoded by the coding sequence ATGCTGTTTTCCCTGAGGGAGTTGGTCCAATGGCTGGGCTTTGCTACCTTTGAGCTTTTCCTCCACCTAGCAGCCCTGCTAGTCTTCAGTATGCTGGTGGCATTGCGGGCCGACATGTTCACCCCTACCCTGAGCTGGTGGCTGGTGTTCGTCCCGCTGTTTGCTGCAGATGGCCTCAGCACCTACTTCACTACCATCGTGTCCATCCGGCTTTACCAGGAGAACGAGAAGAGGCTGGCAGTGCTGCGGCTGCTGTGGGTGTTGACCGTGCTCAGCCTGAAGCTGGTGTGCGAGGTTCTGCTGTGCCAGAAGCTGGCAGAACAGGACCAGGCCAGAGAGCTCTGGTTCGGACTCATCATCTCGCCCCTTTTCATCCTGCTACAGCTTCTCCTGATACGAGCTTGTCGCGTCAACTGA